From the Psychrobacter sp. P11F6 genome, the window ACGGCGCTTATCGCAAGTTTAGCTCCTCATCTTGCTAATGGTAACTTACAAGCGTCGGCAGTCAATTTACCAAACCGTATATCAATCCATCAGCGTCATATTATCGGTCTGATTGCGCTTAGTATCAGCACTGAGTTACTAGGTATCACTAGTAATACGATGTTAGACATTAGAGCAAACCAAGGGCCTTTAGGCAAAAGCGATCGTGCTTTTCTACTAGGTTTGCTTGGCGCTTTCATGGCGACTAAAATGCCGATCATGCTATCGCATATCAAAGTGAGTCCACTATTGATACTGACAGAGGCGCTGCTACTAAAAACCTGCTTGAATCGGCTGCGTTATATGGCAAATTTATACTTGATGCGTAAACCACCTGTGCTACGCTCAAACTGTTTAGACAGTATTGAGTCAATAGCAGAATCATCGCATAAATCAGTTTTTCTTCTTGGTTGCCAAGAGAATGTTGGTCAACCCAATACGCTATTTTTCGATGCTGTTTCATCAAATTATTCTTTATTAAGCTATCCTCTATCAAATTTTTCTTCATTAAATGTCCCTTTATCAAATTCTGCTATTAAAACTTCCTTTTTGGAGCCTAAGACAATGCCAACCACCCCTCTCGATAGTCATGAAAAAGTGGAGCAGGTTAGCGATACGCTCAATTTATCGTCTTCCAAATTGATAAGCGGTGAAAGTTGCTACAATGCTTACGATGGCACGGCGATTTATTACCGCTATTGGCTGACGATGCCTTTAGAGGGTATCAAACAAGCCAGTCAGCCTTTGCGTCAAGTCATTCTGTTACATCGTGGTCACGAGCATTCGGGACGCTTAGCAGAACTTGGAGAGCAGTTTGCCATTGCAGGCTATCAAGTATTCGCTTGGGATGCGCGCGGTAATGGGTGCTCAGGTGGTATCAAAGACCATGCCGAAAGTGTCACCGAGCTTGAGCGCGATTTAGACGATTTTGTACAATTGGTTATCGGGCAAACGGGCATTGCTATCGAGGATACGTTAATCGTTGCCAGTAGTATCGGCGCAGTACTCGCAGCAGCATGGGTACATGATTATGCGCCAAATATTCGCGGCATGATATTGGGTACACCAGCGTTGAGTATTCGTTTATACATGCCATTTGCCATACCGTCGCTAAAGGTGGCTCGCGCGCTTGGACTGATGTCACGCGTGAGCAGCTACGTCAAGGCGCAAGTATTAACCCATGATAAAGAAGCGCAGCAAGCTTATAATGCCGATCCACTGATTTCTAATAGTATTTCAACTGATCTGCTTATCGATACTCATGCAACCGGTCAACGCTTGCTCGATGATGCTAGCGCTATTACTGTACCGACGTTTGTATTATGTGCAGGTAAAGATTACGTGGTCGACAAGCAGGCAGAGCGCGATTTTTATGAGGCAATTAATACGACTGATAAACGCTGGCAATTATATCCAGACAGCTATCATGCAATCTTTCATGAGACCAATAAAGCGGATGTCTTCGCCGATTGTATTAATTTCGCTGAGCAAGTATTCAGTAAGGACACTGAAGCGCCTGATTTGAGCTTGGCGCATATGAATAGTGCCAGTAAAGATAAGGTTGACCGTTTAGCGATTAAACCCTTTAACCCAAGCTTTGCCATTACTCGATTTGCCATACAAAAATTTGGTCATGTCAGCGACGCGATTGCTACAGGACTGGAGCATGGATTTGATTCTGGTCACTCGCTCGATCACGTTTATTATAATCAGCCTAGTGGTCAAAATAAATTTGGTCAGGCGGTCGATAAGTTTTACTTAAGCAATATTGGTTGGCAAGGAATTCGTATTCGCCGCGAGCATATATTAGAACTCGCACGGGAGGCTCTGGCAGATATTGAAGACAAAAACCAGAGCATTACTAAACCATACCAACCAAAACTACTAGATATCGCTAGTGGACATGGCTTTTATGCGTTTGATTTATTGACAGAGTTTGAAAACTTATATGCTGAGCTACGCGATTATGAGCAGCATAATATCCAAGCGTTACAGGCAAAGGCGGAGCAATTAGAGATTGCTGATCGCATGACGACTTGTCAAAAAGATGCATTTGACCCTGCTAGTTATTCTCATGAACAGAAGGGAAGTGACAAGACTAAAGGCCTTGATGCTAAAGGCCTTGACGATAAAAAATTTGATATCGCCATTGCTTCTGGGGTTTTTGAATTATTTTCTGACAATACGCTACCAACGACGGCATTGGCAGGCATTTATGCAAGTTTAAAATCTGGTGGTTATGTACTTTATACCAATCAGCCTTGGCATCCTGAGCAGGAATTCAT encodes:
- a CDS encoding alpha/beta fold hydrolase encodes the protein MSLYQLKSQFQDQLRPISDALVEQKVTANQVTVSAVVLSLGTAYMIAKPATEQQALWLLLPSSLFVRMALNAIDGMMAREHGQASRLGAVLNEVGDIVADTALIASLAPHLANGNLQASAVNLPNRISIHQRHIIGLIALSISTELLGITSNTMLDIRANQGPLGKSDRAFLLGLLGAFMATKMPIMLSHIKVSPLLILTEALLLKTCLNRLRYMANLYLMRKPPVLRSNCLDSIESIAESSHKSVFLLGCQENVGQPNTLFFDAVSSNYSLLSYPLSNFSSLNVPLSNSAIKTSFLEPKTMPTTPLDSHEKVEQVSDTLNLSSSKLISGESCYNAYDGTAIYYRYWLTMPLEGIKQASQPLRQVILLHRGHEHSGRLAELGEQFAIAGYQVFAWDARGNGCSGGIKDHAESVTELERDLDDFVQLVIGQTGIAIEDTLIVASSIGAVLAAAWVHDYAPNIRGMILGTPALSIRLYMPFAIPSLKVARALGLMSRVSSYVKAQVLTHDKEAQQAYNADPLISNSISTDLLIDTHATGQRLLDDASAITVPTFVLCAGKDYVVDKQAERDFYEAINTTDKRWQLYPDSYHAIFHETNKADVFADCINFAEQVFSKDTEAPDLSLAHMNSASKDKVDRLAIKPFNPSFAITRFAIQKFGHVSDAIATGLEHGFDSGHSLDHVYYNQPSGQNKFGQAVDKFYLSNIGWQGIRIRREHILELAREALADIEDKNQSITKPYQPKLLDIASGHGFYAFDLLTEFENLYAELRDYEQHNIQALQAKAEQLEIADRMTTCQKDAFDPASYSHEQKGSDKTKGLDAKGLDDKKFDIAIASGVFELFSDNTLPTTALAGIYASLKSGGYVLYTNQPWHPEQEFISKTLNNHRGSSWVMRCRSQAEMDQLVENAGFKKVAMRIDRFGIFTVSLAIKITSTNHE